The region CTCCAGTGCTTGAGTTTTTCACCTATCAGCAAAAGTCTTCTCAGCGTCAACTTAACACCGGGGTTGAATATTTAGCCTCTCATAAATGTACCCTGGATGCGTTTATTGAATCGGTTGAAACGGTGTCACCCAAACGAGGATGGGAACTTGATCAAGCAGTGGATACGGTCGTTAAGTTCTGGCTAAACAACGTAGAAACGGTTCAACATTGGAAGCAGAGACTCAACGATGCAGGCAAAGAAAATTTATTGATTGCTCGGTTGGCTGATTTTCGAGCATTGCAGATGGAATTTGAGCGATTGATTGATTAAATCCTGAGAGCACAAGTGAATGAATCTCATCAAGTTTTCAGGGACTTCCTGCGACTTTCTCAGGTAATCTCCGGTTTACTCTCAGAGTGGGCTGCGATTCTAACACTCAAGACCAGTGATTCACCCAACGCAAGTGATTCACGACCCACTCACGGAGACAACTATTATGACTATTATGAAACGTGCCCTTGCTACTGTTCTGTCTGGTGTTGTTCTTTCTACCTTGATTGCGACGGGTGCGATCGCCGAACAAAAACCTTCTACCCAAAATAGAACTATCAATGAACCAACAACGGTTGATCTAGAAAGAGCTTACCTTGACAAGTTTGGTTCCTGATACTTTTTCCAAGGCTCTGCTCTAGGTGAGCTATCTACTACGCAAAAGTCGGTGACAGTGCTTCAAATGCTGACTCTGGAGTGACTTTCTGACTCGCCTCTGCCGCGTTACACATGGCAACGGCTATAGAAACATCAGCTAACTTGAGCATTCAATAGTTTAAAGGCTTCCTCAATAGCGTGCTGAGGAAGCTTTTGTCGATGGGATGGCTGACATGTGAAGCATCGTTGAATGCGATAATCGCCTGAACGCAAATCTCCTGGTTTCGGTGATTTTGCAGCACTCATGCCACCCCATAGTAGACTCTGCCTAGTAAGGTAAGACTAGTAAGGTAAGATTTGCCCAGGAATATCCTTCGACTCCGTTGATGGGATGGCATCTTGCAGTTGGTCCGCATCTAGGACAACCTTCAACAAATCTTCTGCGGCTAATTTAGGCTGTTTACCCAAAAGCCGTATTTCTTGTTCTAGTTTGAGTTGCCCTTGTTTGAAGAAATCTTCTGAAGCGGACGGAGTCAAACTATGAAATAGCTGATTTGAGCGGGTGTCAGGAAACCGCTGGATACGAGAAAGAGGTGCCATACTAATACGGCTGTCTGGAAGAGCGATCGCAGGGCTTGCAAAAGCTACAACATTAGCACTAAGGAGTCCTAAAACAGTGATGAGTCGAGACAGGTAACACATGGGTCAATTGCTAACAAGGGCAAGCCTCTCTATCTCTAATCTAACTCGGTAATTGGTATCCTGCCGATGTTAGCAGAACTTTGGTTAGCCTTGATGGCTCCCTTGGTTGGTCAACCATTGGAATGAGGACACGATTGAGTTTTGGTGGGACACTAGATATAGAGCAACGCATAAAACGGTCTTGCTGCTCAGATACATTCCTAATCCATTTGTTCATGGTTCCGAAGTTTGCGACGGATGGAATGTAGTTAACTCCAAA is a window of Leptolyngbyaceae cyanobacterium JSC-12 DNA encoding:
- a CDS encoding hypothetical protein (IMG reference gene:2510095407); this translates as MAFTFELLGVSPVLEFFTYQQKSSQRQLNTGVEYLASHKCTLDAFIESVETVSPKRGWELDQAVDTVVKFWLNNVETVQHWKQRLNDAGKENLLIARLADFRALQMEFERLID
- a CDS encoding hypothetical protein (IMG reference gene:2510095408); the encoded protein is MTIMKRALATVLSGVVLSTLIATGAIAEQKPSTQNRTINEPTTVDLERAYLDKFGS
- a CDS encoding hypothetical protein (IMG reference gene:2510095409); this translates as MSAAKSPKPGDLRSGDYRIQRCFTCQPSHRQKLPQHAIEEAFKLLNAQVS
- a CDS encoding hypothetical protein (IMG reference gene:2510095410) encodes the protein MCYLSRLITVLGLLSANVVAFASPAIALPDSRISMAPLSRIQRFPDTRSNQLFHSLTPSASEDFFKQGQLKLEQEIRLLGKQPKLAAEDLLKVVLDADQLQDAIPSTESKDIPGQILPY